Proteins encoded by one window of Cylindrospermum stagnale PCC 7417:
- a CDS encoding AAA family ATPase, with product MKLHSLDIENFRAINKISLDFTDYLARPRPISLIVGPNQSGKTSILDAIHVVVKVFENPATPSLRDGLQYNVQQLVRGRGNIAKISFEYSIDKDEAKAINNVYSSLELRQHFDLSNANQPPLNNPVKVIWTFPKNLDINTSRKNLYDYKYEPDNSIKVLGARGRASEAVSLNLQDHEIFDKIGGVCYLDQRRNVRLFKNITREKDEKKVHSDVLSWLNEYYRKDVTWNENKFGESYWKRVQRLFNKICFPSKLIGLESGPASDALILKKNNIEYDLYQMSSGEHQILRILVGLAADTAKNSIVLIDEVELHLHPTWQKRLIQVLREDDSNNQYIFTTHSPTVAEMFYDFEIITLGNLEEK from the coding sequence ATGAAGTTACACTCATTGGATATAGAAAACTTTCGAGCTATTAATAAAATCTCTTTAGATTTTACAGATTATCTTGCTCGTCCTAGACCTATAAGCTTAATTGTTGGACCAAACCAATCTGGAAAGACTTCCATTCTAGATGCTATTCATGTTGTAGTCAAAGTCTTTGAAAACCCAGCGACTCCATCGTTAAGGGATGGGTTGCAGTATAATGTTCAGCAATTGGTTAGAGGTAGAGGAAATATAGCTAAAATTTCGTTTGAATATTCAATTGACAAAGATGAAGCCAAGGCGATAAATAATGTTTATTCTTCACTTGAATTACGCCAACACTTTGATTTATCTAATGCAAATCAACCACCTCTAAATAATCCAGTTAAAGTAATTTGGACTTTTCCAAAGAATCTAGACATTAATACATCCAGGAAAAATTTATATGACTACAAATATGAACCAGATAATTCCATTAAAGTTCTAGGGGCACGAGGAAGAGCATCTGAGGCAGTTTCTTTAAATCTTCAAGATCATGAGATTTTTGATAAAATTGGTGGTGTTTGTTACTTAGATCAAAGACGGAATGTTAGACTTTTCAAAAATATCACTCGTGAAAAAGACGAAAAAAAGGTACACAGTGATGTTCTATCTTGGCTGAATGAGTATTATCGAAAAGACGTAACTTGGAATGAAAATAAATTTGGAGAATCCTACTGGAAGAGAGTACAAAGATTATTTAATAAAATTTGTTTTCCTTCAAAATTAATAGGTTTAGAGTCTGGGCCTGCATCTGATGCTCTAATTCTCAAAAAAAATAATATAGAATATGATTTATACCAAATGAGTTCAGGTGAACACCAAATTTTAAGAATTTTGGTTGGTTTAGCAGCAGACACGGCTAAAAATTCTATTGTTCTAATCGACGAAGTAGAACTACACCTGCATCCTACTTGGCAAAAAAGATTAATTCAAGTACTTCGAGAAGATGATTCAAATAATCAATATATATTTACTACTCATTCCCCTACTGTGGCAGAAATGTTTTATGATTTTGAAATTATAACCTTGGGTAATTTGGAAGAAAAATAA
- the ilvA gene encoding threonine ammonia-lyase, biosynthetic: protein MYCDYLVQILTARVYDVAQETPLDYAPNLSARLNNQILLKREDMQSVFSFKLRGAYNKMANLPADLLSLGVITASAGNHAQGVALGASRLGTRAIIVMPVTTPQVKIDAVRARGGEVVLHGNTFDEACIHARQLEAEKGLTFIHPFDDPYVIAGQGTIGMEILRQHQQPIHAIFVAIGGGGLISGIGAYVKRLRPDIKIIGVEPVDADAMSQSLKAGHRVRLSQVGLFADGVAVREVGEETFRLCQQYVDEIILVDTDATCAAIKDVFEDTRSILEPAGALAIAAAKVYAEREQIQGQTLIAVACGANMNFDRLRFVAERAEFGERREAIFAVTIPEEQGSLRLFCECIGDRNLTEFNYRIADQQEAHIFVGVQIQNRADAAKMVANFENAGLKTLDLTDDELTKLHLRHMVGGHSPLAHNELLYRFEFPERPGALMKFVASMCPDWNISLFHYRNNGSDYGRIVVGMQVPPHEMEEWQAFLDTLGYRYWDESQNPAYKLFLG, encoded by the coding sequence ATGTATTGTGATTACCTGGTACAAATCCTGACTGCCCGCGTGTATGATGTTGCCCAGGAAACACCACTGGATTATGCTCCTAACCTCTCCGCACGGCTGAACAATCAAATCCTGCTGAAACGGGAAGATATGCAATCAGTCTTTTCTTTCAAGCTGCGGGGGGCTTATAACAAAATGGCAAACCTGCCAGCAGATTTGCTGTCTCTAGGTGTAATCACTGCCTCCGCTGGTAACCATGCCCAAGGAGTCGCCCTCGGTGCAAGTCGGCTAGGAACGCGAGCAATTATCGTCATGCCGGTCACTACACCCCAGGTAAAGATAGATGCAGTTAGAGCACGGGGGGGAGAGGTGGTATTACATGGCAATACCTTTGATGAAGCTTGTATTCACGCCCGACAACTAGAAGCAGAAAAAGGGCTAACCTTTATACATCCTTTTGATGATCCTTATGTAATTGCCGGACAGGGAACCATCGGGATGGAAATTCTCCGCCAACATCAACAACCCATCCATGCAATCTTTGTGGCTATTGGTGGGGGCGGCTTGATTTCGGGAATTGGGGCTTATGTTAAACGGTTGCGTCCTGATATCAAGATTATCGGCGTTGAACCGGTTGATGCTGATGCGATGTCTCAATCTCTCAAAGCTGGTCATCGGGTGCGCTTGTCTCAGGTGGGGTTATTTGCTGACGGTGTAGCGGTGCGGGAAGTGGGGGAAGAAACCTTCCGCTTATGTCAGCAGTATGTGGATGAAATTATTTTGGTGGATACTGATGCCACCTGTGCCGCGATTAAAGATGTGTTTGAGGATACACGCTCAATTTTAGAACCTGCGGGGGCATTAGCGATCGCCGCTGCAAAAGTCTACGCCGAACGCGAACAAATTCAAGGACAAACCTTAATCGCCGTTGCCTGCGGTGCTAACATGAACTTTGACCGCCTGAGATTTGTGGCAGAACGGGCAGAATTTGGTGAACGTCGGGAAGCGATATTTGCGGTGACAATTCCCGAAGAACAGGGAAGTCTGCGCTTGTTTTGTGAATGTATCGGCGATCGCAATTTAACAGAATTTAACTATCGCATAGCCGACCAACAAGAAGCACATATTTTTGTTGGGGTGCAAATTCAAAACCGGGCTGACGCTGCCAAAATGGTAGCAAACTTTGAAAACGCCGGCTTAAAAACCCTTGATTTAACAGACGACGAACTGACAAAATTGCACCTAAGGCACATGGTAGGCGGACATTCTCCCTTAGCGCACAATGAATTACTCTACCGTTTTGAATTTCCCGAACGTCCCGGTGCATTGATGAAGTTTGTCGCTTCTATGTGTCCTGATTGGAATATCAGCCTATTTCACTACCGCAACAACGGCTCAGACTACGGGCGAATTGTGGTAGGAATGCAAGTTCCGCCCCACGAGATGGAAGAGTGGCAGGCATTTCTCGATACTCTCGGCTATCGCTACTGGGATGAAAGCCAGAATCCTGCATATAAGCTGTTTTTGGGATGA
- a CDS encoding NAD(P)/FAD-dependent oxidoreductase → MVVSLEENKAPHQVVIVGGGFGGLYAAKALNAANVNVTLIDKRNFHLFQPLLYQVATGTLSPSDISAPLRSVFSKSKNTKVLLGEVKDIDPKAQQVTLGDEVVPYDTLIVATGANHSYFGKDNWEKVAPGLKTVEDAIEMRRRIFGAFEAAEKETDPEKRRAWLSFVIVGGGPTGVELAGAIAELAYKTLKEDFRSIDTSETKILLLQGGPRILPHMAPELSASAAVSLQTLGVELHTHTRVTNIEGDIVTFKQDNKFTEIASKTILWAAGVQGSPMGKVLKETTGVECDYSGRVIVEPDLSIEGYDNIFVIGDLANFSHQDSKVLPGVAPVAKQQGEYVGKLIQRRLQGKTLPQFNYNDVGSLAMIGQNLAVVDLGLIKLTGFIAWAFWLLVHIYFLIEFDTKLLVVFQWAWNYITRNRRSRLITGREAFVEAKTVNTSIN, encoded by the coding sequence ATGGTAGTTTCACTTGAAGAAAATAAGGCACCACATCAGGTTGTAATCGTTGGTGGTGGTTTTGGTGGACTGTATGCAGCAAAGGCTCTGAATGCAGCGAATGTAAATGTTACTCTCATTGATAAACGCAACTTTCACCTATTTCAGCCGCTTTTATATCAAGTTGCCACAGGTACGCTATCACCTTCTGATATTTCCGCACCATTGCGATCTGTATTCAGCAAAAGCAAGAATACAAAGGTGTTGTTAGGAGAAGTAAAGGATATTGACCCAAAAGCGCAACAAGTAACTTTGGGTGATGAAGTAGTACCTTATGACACATTAATTGTCGCCACAGGTGCTAACCATTCCTATTTTGGTAAAGATAACTGGGAAAAAGTTGCTCCTGGCTTGAAAACTGTAGAAGATGCGATAGAAATGCGTCGCCGGATATTTGGCGCATTTGAAGCAGCAGAAAAAGAAACTGATCCTGAAAAACGCCGGGCTTGGTTGAGTTTTGTGATTGTGGGGGGTGGCCCGACTGGTGTAGAATTAGCAGGTGCGATCGCAGAATTGGCATACAAAACTCTCAAAGAAGATTTCCGCAGCATCGACACCTCAGAAACGAAAATTTTACTATTACAAGGGGGCCCTCGCATCCTCCCACACATGGCGCCAGAGTTATCGGCATCAGCAGCAGTATCTTTGCAAACGTTGGGTGTAGAACTCCACACTCACACCAGGGTGACAAATATTGAAGGTGATATTGTTACTTTCAAGCAAGACAATAAATTTACAGAAATTGCCTCAAAAACTATATTGTGGGCAGCAGGTGTTCAAGGTTCCCCAATGGGGAAAGTCTTAAAAGAAACTACAGGTGTAGAGTGCGATTACTCTGGGCGTGTAATTGTAGAACCTGACTTGTCTATCGAGGGTTATGACAACATTTTCGTAATTGGAGATTTAGCTAACTTCTCCCACCAAGATAGTAAAGTCTTACCTGGTGTTGCACCCGTAGCTAAACAACAAGGAGAGTATGTAGGTAAACTAATTCAACGACGGCTTCAAGGTAAGACTTTGCCACAATTTAATTACAACGATGTGGGTAGTTTGGCGATGATTGGGCAAAATTTAGCTGTTGTAGATTTAGGCTTAATCAAACTCACAGGTTTCATTGCTTGGGCATTTTGGCTATTAGTTCACATCTACTTCTTAATCGAGTTTGACACTAAATTACTAGTAGTATTTCAGTGGGCGTGGAATTATATCACTCGTAATCGTCGCTCTAGATTGATTACAGGTCGAGAAGCTTTTGTAGAAGCAAAAACTGTTAACACTAGCATTAATTAA
- the rnhA gene encoding ribonuclease HI has product MSTQRTIQSIYTDGACTGNPGPGGWAVVVYFNDGSVHEMGDRASHTTNNKMEMQAAIAALQFLETSGQTEPITLYTDSEYLINCVTKWVTGWKKKGWKKSDGNPVQNQDLLETLDELNSKRVKWQHVRGHSGNIGNERCDVIARSYASGKIPSLQQLPSPNTHQTLPPATEINVAKVAGSDLHSSITHKQTQESSTFAPDITFMEPSTAPSATTIEAQPSEIRVSQLRNLVETLRIADEIADKGYLITSSELADLMDVHASAVTSRGDQWRWRNWIVSRVRREGNQILWELERGDQVESEE; this is encoded by the coding sequence ATGTCTACCCAACGCACAATTCAAAGTATCTACACTGATGGCGCTTGCACCGGCAACCCTGGCCCTGGTGGTTGGGCTGTTGTCGTCTACTTTAATGATGGCTCAGTTCACGAAATGGGAGATCGAGCGTCCCATACCACCAATAATAAAATGGAGATGCAGGCGGCGATCGCAGCTCTGCAATTTTTGGAAACATCTGGACAAACTGAACCTATCACCCTTTACACCGATAGCGAATATCTGATTAACTGCGTTACCAAGTGGGTAACAGGCTGGAAAAAGAAAGGTTGGAAAAAGTCAGATGGAAACCCAGTCCAAAACCAAGACCTTTTAGAAACTCTCGACGAACTCAATAGCAAACGAGTAAAATGGCAACACGTCCGGGGACATTCTGGTAACATAGGTAACGAGCGTTGTGATGTAATTGCCCGTTCCTACGCCAGCGGCAAAATCCCATCTCTACAACAATTACCCTCACCTAATACCCATCAAACTTTACCTCCAGCAACAGAAATAAATGTAGCAAAAGTAGCTGGTTCTGACTTACACTCTTCAATAACTCACAAACAAACACAGGAAAGCAGTACTTTTGCACCAGACATAACCTTTATGGAACCATCGACGGCACCGTCTGCGACCACAATTGAAGCACAACCTTCTGAAATCAGGGTTTCACAACTCCGCAATTTAGTTGAAACTCTCCGAATTGCTGACGAAATTGCTGATAAAGGCTACTTAATCACCAGTTCCGAACTAGCAGATTTAATGGATGTCCACGCCAGCGCTGTTACGAGTCGGGGAGACCAATGGCGTTGGCGAAACTGGATAGTTTCGCGGGTAAGACGTGAAGGTAATCAAATTCTCTGGGAATTAGAACGTGGGGATCAAGTAGAGAGCGAGGAATAA
- the cruG gene encoding 2'-O-glycosyltransferase CruG, with translation MLIILISAIFLLLLLIQLPATAILLSRLLQGPRRQPPVQAQQPTQELLGSVSIVIPTLNEALRISPLLAGLSRQSYEVREIIVVDSKSQDGTPDLVKAAQQKDPRFRLITDDPLPNGWVGRPWALHNGFLSSSEASQWFLGMDADTQPDFGLVAGLLKTAEAQDYDLVSLSPQFILKYPGECWLQPALLMTLLYRFDPVGINTQQPERVMANGQCFLCRRSVLAAVDGYSSARGSFCDDVTLARNIATQGFKVGFLDGAKVLKVRMYEGAMDTWKEWGRSLDLKDAASRAQIWGDLWLLSAVQGLPLLIVLAYLLSSSVIVPSLSPQFLVLALNIFLLVIRFALLFAIAPSYDRQSAKGGWLFWLSPLADPLAVLRIFLSAARQPREWRGRKYGH, from the coding sequence TTGCTAATTATTTTGATCAGCGCCATTTTTCTTCTATTACTACTTATCCAATTACCAGCAACGGCGATTTTGCTTTCGCGACTGTTGCAAGGACCAAGACGCCAACCCCCAGTCCAAGCCCAACAGCCAACCCAAGAACTTTTGGGTAGCGTGAGTATTGTCATTCCTACACTGAACGAGGCGCTGCGGATTAGTCCCCTGTTGGCTGGCTTAAGTCGGCAAAGCTACGAAGTCCGGGAAATTATCGTCGTTGATAGTAAATCCCAAGATGGTACACCTGACTTAGTCAAAGCCGCACAGCAGAAAGATCCCCGCTTTCGGCTGATCACAGATGACCCTTTACCGAATGGTTGGGTGGGACGTCCTTGGGCGTTACATAACGGCTTTTTGTCTAGTTCAGAAGCGAGTCAGTGGTTTTTAGGGATGGATGCTGACACTCAACCTGATTTTGGTTTGGTTGCTGGGTTGCTCAAAACTGCCGAAGCACAAGACTATGATTTGGTTTCCCTATCTCCCCAATTCATTCTCAAGTATCCAGGAGAATGCTGGCTACAACCGGCTTTGTTGATGACTCTGCTTTACCGATTTGACCCAGTTGGGATTAATACCCAGCAACCAGAACGGGTGATGGCTAATGGACAGTGTTTTTTGTGTCGGCGCTCTGTTTTAGCGGCTGTGGATGGTTATAGCAGTGCTAGGGGTTCTTTTTGTGATGATGTGACATTGGCACGAAATATTGCCACCCAAGGCTTTAAAGTGGGCTTTTTGGATGGTGCAAAAGTGCTGAAGGTGCGGATGTATGAGGGAGCGATGGATACATGGAAGGAATGGGGACGCAGTCTCGATCTTAAAGATGCTGCTTCCCGCGCTCAAATTTGGGGAGATTTATGGCTACTCTCAGCAGTTCAGGGTTTACCGCTGTTGATTGTCCTTGCTTACCTCTTGAGTTCTTCTGTTATCGTCCCTTCGTTATCTCCTCAGTTCTTAGTATTGGCATTGAATATATTTCTGCTAGTAATTCGTTTTGCTTTGTTATTTGCGATCGCACCTTCTTATGATCGCCAAAGCGCCAAAGGTGGTTGGCTGTTCTGGCTTTCCCCCTTGGCTGACCCTTTAGCAGTGCTACGAATCTTCTTATCTGCCGCACGCCAGCCGCGAGAATGGCGGGGGAGAAAGTATGGTCATTAG
- the cruF gene encoding gamma-carotene 1'-hydroxylase CruF, translated as MRQLVIAERVCLIGHIVSMVFGLVGILLVVPNAEVILNLSEVGQTAMQWSMAGGGVVYMILGAVGVFLYAYRTLGLGRTLGFLLPSVLISLTSELLGTSTGFPFGHYSYLSGLGYKIAGLVPFTIPLSWFYVGCVSYLLARAGLEVDKKPSLLRHFGAIALGALLLTSWDFVLDPAMSQTSLPFWYWQQPGPFFGMPYQNFAGWMGTGALFMTVSALLWRNQPIELERSQLNVPLVVYLGNFGFATVMSLAAGFSIPVLLGLALGVAPAVLLWLKGGRTAATVAVESATKEVSVASVKVAFK; from the coding sequence ATGAGACAACTTGTTATTGCTGAACGCGTATGTCTGATTGGTCATATCGTGTCGATGGTGTTTGGATTAGTAGGCATACTACTGGTCGTACCTAATGCCGAAGTAATTTTGAACTTATCCGAAGTTGGACAAACCGCCATGCAGTGGAGTATGGCTGGTGGCGGTGTAGTTTATATGATTTTGGGTGCAGTAGGCGTTTTCCTATATGCTTACCGGACGTTGGGTTTAGGTCGCACTTTGGGCTTTTTGCTGCCTTCGGTGTTGATTTCTTTAACCAGTGAATTACTAGGAACCAGCACAGGCTTTCCTTTTGGTCACTACAGCTACCTCAGCGGCTTGGGTTATAAAATTGCAGGTTTAGTACCGTTTACAATTCCCTTGTCCTGGTTTTATGTGGGATGCGTTTCTTACCTGCTGGCGCGTGCAGGTTTAGAAGTAGACAAAAAACCCAGCTTGTTACGTCACTTTGGGGCGATCGCCTTGGGAGCTTTACTGCTCACCTCTTGGGATTTTGTGCTTGATCCCGCAATGAGTCAAACTTCTCTACCCTTCTGGTATTGGCAACAACCGGGGCCTTTCTTTGGTATGCCTTACCAAAACTTTGCTGGCTGGATGGGTACTGGCGCCTTGTTTATGACTGTGTCGGCGCTGTTGTGGAGAAACCAGCCAATTGAATTAGAGCGATCGCAACTCAACGTTCCCTTGGTAGTTTATTTAGGTAACTTTGGTTTTGCTACAGTTATGAGCTTGGCTGCTGGGTTCTCCATCCCGGTGTTGCTAGGGTTAGCGCTGGGTGTAGCACCTGCTGTATTGCTGTGGTTAAAAGGCGGTCGTACAGCAGCGACTGTTGCTGTCGAGTCAGCAACCAAAGAAGTCTCAGTTGCTAGTGTCAAAGTGGCTTTCAAGTAA